In Levilactobacillus brevis, the genomic window TTGATAATTTACCGAATTGTGGATGAAATTGTTCATCAGGTCTGCGATAATGACGGTAGACGGTGGATTTGTTGATAATTAACGGCTAATTTGGGGATAACCGCGACGTTAGCTGTTGATAACGCGAGCACACGAAAGTTATTCACAGGTGGATAACTTTTGAAGCCTAGGTCCAGTCATTTCGTGGAAATGTGGATAACACAAGTTGTTCATTAACTTTTAGACTGGGAGATTGCATCGATGTGAGCCGTGAGGGAAGCAGAAATCGGCTCAGTCGGGGGAATTCTCTAAGTGGCTAAGTCCACTTAGAGAATTGGTGGCCTTAAAACTCGGTCTTTGAGGTTCAAGGGCAAGTCTGGAGACCGTACTTTGGCTCCAGGCGTCTACCCCCAACGTTCCAGCCGATTTCTACTTCCCGGCAAGGCGCCATATGAAAAAAGTTTTACAGAAATAAAGGAGGTTCGTGATGAAAATTTTTGATTCACACACCCATTTAAACAGCGAAGAATTTATTCAAGAGGTCCCGCGCTACCTCAAACAAGCCGCGGACTTAGATGTCGTCAAGATGGTCAACATCGGCTCCAACACACAGTTGAACGCCGACGCCATCAAGCTGGCGCATCAGTATCCTCAGCTCTATGCGGCGGTGGGATGGCATCCAGAAGATTCCAAGAACTACGATGCGGCGGCTGAAAAGCTCTTGGAGGAACAGCTAGCCGATGACCGTGTAGTGGCATTAGGTGAGATTGGTTTGGACTATCACTGGGACAGTTCGCCTCAGGATGTCCAACGCAAGGTGTTTGCCCGTCAGGTTGCGATTGCCAAGGAAGTCGGCAAGCCAGTGGCCATTCACAACCGCGACGCCTTCGAGGATACCTATCGAATTTTAAAAGAAGGCGGCATCGACCAGATTGGTGGCGTTATGCACAGCTTTAATGGCGATCCCGAATGGCTCAAGAAGTTTTTGGATCTTGGCATGCACATCTCTTATTCCGGAGTGGCCAGCTTCAAGAATGCCCACGAGGTCCACGATTCCGTCCGCGCCACGCCGTTGGACGTCATGATGGTTGAGACCGATGCGCCGTATTTGACGCCGGAACCGCACCGTGGCGAACAGAACGAACCGGGCTTTACCCGCTACACGGTCGAGGCCATTGCCAAGGAACGCGACACCACGCCGGAAGAGATTGCGGCGGCAACTTACCACAACACAGAGGAGTTTTATCACATCCATGAAGAAGATTAAAGAAGTCCTCGTGGTGGAGGGCAAAGACGATACCAAATCCATCAACCGGGCGGTCAACGCCGACACAATTGAAACGCGGGGGTCCGCGATCGATGAGGATACCCTCGCGTTGATTGAGAAATTAGCCGATCAGCGCGGCGTGATTATTTTCACCGACCCGGACTTTTCCGGCGAGAAGATTCGGAAGATTGTGGCCGAGGCTGTGCCAAACGCCAAGCACGCCTTTTTGCCTAAGGCGGAGGGACGTCCGGATAAGGCCGGTGGGTCGCTGGGCGTGGAACACGCCAGTCCGGCGGCGATTCGGGCCGCTCTGGATCACGTCTATACGGAAACGACGGCGGCACCAACCCTGATTACCCACGAGGACCTCATGGCGGCGGGGTTGATCGGTGGCGCGGGCGCCAAGGCCCGACGTGAACAGCTCGGCGAGATTCTCCAGATTGGTTACGTGAATGGTAAGCAATTGGAGAAGCGGCTACGAATGTTTAGCATTCAGCCGGCAGATTTTGCAGCGGCCGTCAAACAGATTCGGCAAAAGGAGGATTCCCATGAAGAATAGCGTACCTGAAATTGGATCACCAGCGCGGACCAAGGCCATCTTGACCCGCTACAAGTTAGTGGCGAAGAAGAGCCTGGGCCAGAATTTTCTGTCGGACCTCAATATTCTCAGAAATATTGTGGCCGCGGCCGACGTGACGGCCAACGATAATGTCATCGAGATTGGACCCGGGATTGGGGCCTTGACGGAACAGATTGCCAAGCGCGCACGTAAGGTCGTGGCCTTCGAAATCGACGAAAACCTGTTGCCGGTGTTGGAAGAAACCCTGATGGATTACGACAACGTCAAGGTCATTAATCAGGATATCCTGAAGGCTAATTTGCCGGCCGTCATCAAGGACGAGTTTGACGCGGGCCATCCCGTCAAGATTGTGGCCAACCTGCCGTATTACATCACCACGCCAATCCTGATGGGGGTCCTGCAGAGTGGCGTGAGCTTCGACAAGATTGTGGTCATGATGCAAAATGAAGTGGCCGATCGTTTGGTGGCCGAACCGGGTTCTAAGGCCTACGGATCGTTGTCCGTAGTCATGCAGTACCGGGCGCACGTGGAGGTGGCCTTCGAGGTGCCGCGCACGGCCTTTATTCCGCAACCCAACGTGGACTCCGCCATTATTCGATTGACACCGCGCGAGCCATTGCCGGTTAAACCGTACGAAGACCAAGCCCTCTTCAAGTTCGTTAAGGGTTGCTTCACCCATCGCCGGAAGACGTTGTGGAACAATCTTCAGGGGATGTTTGGGAAGCAGCCGGAAGTCCGTGAACGGATTGAAACGGTCTTAGATGACGTTGAAATCTCGCGACAACTACGCCCAGAGCGCTTAACCCTAATAAATTTTATCGAATTAACCAACGCTTTTCACAATGAAGGGCTTATGTAACCCTTTTCAATTGCGGATTCTTGCGGATTGCGGGTCGTTGTGGTATAATTTGCGTTTTTTGTGAAACCATGGTATCATGTTTCACAGAGGTGAAGTGCATGCCAACAAGTTTAGCGAACATTAAGAATAAACTGGACGATCGCATTGGCGAAAAGTTAATGGTGATCGCACAGGCCGGGCGTAAGAAGACGACAGAGCGGCATGGAATTCTTCGGGAAACCTATCCAGCTGTTTTCGTGGTAGATTTAGACCAGGACGAGAATTCGTTTGAACGGGTTTCATACAGCTATACCGACATTTTAACGAAAAACATCGAAGTTGACTTTGATGAATAAATAATTGGGCCAGTTAGGCCTTTTTATTTTGCCCAAAAATGGGTGAGGGAACTGAAATATAAGTCATTTTAAGGATTCCTGATCGCTGCTAGCATTTGATTTAGCACGTGTTTGGAGAACCCTTTTTATTTTAGCCGCAACCATAGTATAATAGGCTTAATCAGATTCACGAGAACGGTAGGCGGTGGCCTATCTGGAATTAAGGTGAGCTCATGCAACTGATTGAAAAGGCGCCTGCCAAGATAAACCTCGGGCTCGACACGCCGTACCACCACCAGGATGGCGCGGAGGAGTGGAACATGGTCATGACGTCCGTGGACTTGGCGGACTATGTCGAAATTCAAACATTAACCAAGCATAAACGCATTCGGGTAGCCTCGGACAGCGGCTTTTTACCGAACGATCAGCGTAATCTGGCCTATCAGGCGGCCCATTTACTCCAAACGAAATTCAACGTGGGTGAGGGCGTGAACATTCGGATTAAAAAGAATATTCCGGTGGCAGCCGGCCTCGGTGGGGGGTCGTCCGATGCCGCCGCGGTCTTGCGGGGACTGAATCAACTGTGGCAATTGGGCCTGAGCTGGCAAGAGTTGGCCGAGCTGGGCCTCCAGATTGATTCGGACGTCCCATACTGTGTGTATGGCCGGACGGCGCACGTCCGTGGTCGTGGCGAACGTATCACGCCGCTGTCAAAGCTCCCAGCGGCTTGGGTGGTGCTGGCCAAACCCAAGGTCAGCGTTTCCACGCCCAGCATTCTTCAGCAGATTCGCTACGATGACTTGGATCATCCGGATATCGATGCATTGTTGCGGGCCGTCCGCGACCAGGATATTGAAGAAATGTGTACCGTGATGGGGAACGTGCTGGAGCCCTTGACCGCGCACCGTTACCCGGAAATCACGCAGTTAAAACAACAGCTGATGAAGTTTGGCGCCGATGCCGCACAGATGAGTGGAACTGGACCGACCGTGTTCGGCCTGTGTAGCAAACAATCGCGGGCGCAGCGGGTATTTAACGGGATGAAGGGGTTCTGTCGTGAGGTGTATTTGGTGCGGCCACTGCCTTAAAGAATCAGTAGGACAGCAGTTTATTTGATGATTAGATTGCTGTCGTTTTAGTGTGGGGTATTTTATTTAGGCGTTTTCGTTCAGCTATGCTATATTTAAGCTCACAGGAAAGGAGCGACTGGAATATGACGAAATTTAAAGAGATTTATTCATCAGCTTTTATCGCGCAATTTGGTGATTATGCCAGTCAGTTTGGTGAATTGTCACTCCTTTCAGCCACGCCCTATGTTGACTTGGATCAGATTGCCAAAATACTTGGTCTTAAGATTGACTATGCGCAATTTGACGATGAGTTTTCCGGAAATTTTGATGAAGGGACGAATACCATCAAGATTAATCGAAATCATCCGCAGACACGGATTCGCTTTACAATTGCGCATGAGATTGGCCACGATGTCCTAGGCCATCATGGTATTTCGCTTCGTTCAAGTGATTTAGGTGCTTATCAAAGTGTTTTAGAGAAGAGCAATGAGATGGCGGCAAATAACTTTGCTGCTACACTCTTAATGCCCAGAGCGCTATTGATAAGACTGGTTAAGCGAGATATTAACCAGTTGGGTTTAGATGATATGGGCTTGACGCCACAGCAGGTCGCCAAGATCACCAAAGATGTGGCTGATGAATTAGCCGTATCTGAGGAGTCCATGACTTACCGCTTCCAGAATGTCAGATTATTTGTGGAGAAAAATGACTGAAGAAATTTATAGTGAAGTCCAGAAGCGGCTAGCAACGGTGAAATTATTTTCAGAAGCCAAAATTAAAATAGTGGTAAAGCCGCAGCTGAAACAGGAAGATGCGACTCATATTGAGCTATTTAATTTAGCGCAATATGGTGACTTTAGTCATTATCACATTGAGAGACTGGAATTTGAAAATTCAGCATCAGATAAACAATTTTCTCAAGTGAGAACTGTTGTTGCTGAGATCAATGAAATGTTAAGAACTGGAGATATTCAGAATTGGAATATCTTTTATTTGTATAAGGAACTAATTCAGAAGTTAGTAAATGACCGAAGTCAGGGTTATTTTAATTACTTTCGGGGTCAATTTGATGATTGGCCACTGATACCAAGCTTGTTTCGGAACAATACTAAGAAAAGTTTTATTGCGACCTATGATCGCATCTATAGTGATATTGCTAAAGAATATCCGGATGTTTTGAGTTATGTTGCATACAGTAAAGAACAAGCTGAAGCTCGAGCAGAGCAACTTGCCATGCTACAGCATTATGGCATGCGAACGAGTTTGTTAGATATTACCAAAAATCCGTTTATTGCTTTACAGTTCATGGTTTTGGGATATGCGGCTACTGACCATTGGCACGTTAATTCATTTGACATGTACGCCATTGATGAAGAGAAGCATGCTGAGGAAAATGTTTTTGTGGCGGTTGTCAAAAACGATCGTAATAAACGAATTAAAGCGCAAAGGGGCGCCTTCTTTGATTATGATTATTTGAACGATATCAAGGAAACCCAAATTCGATTGATTCCTCGGTTGAAGATTCGAATTGCTTTTGAAATAGCTGACGTGGACAACCTGCTAAAAGCTCAGCAAGAGGAATTTCGACATCTTTTACAGCTCTTGTAGCATCCTGATGAGCAACGAAATAGTCATAATCAGTCGTCTAAGGCGGGCACAGACACCTTGCTCACTAAGCAATTGGCCGGTAATATTAAAGATATTGATGAGCTCCGTGAAAAGAGTCCAGATTTGATGAAGACTAGGCTGAGTTTTCTGTTGAGTCGGGATATCAGTGATAAACTGAAGGAGTACTTTTATCTAGAGAAGAATCTCTTCCCGGATTTTGATAAGTACATTACGTATCTTCAGCAGAAGAACATTGAACCACGAGAAAAATTAAATCGGTAAGAGGCGAACGCAAATTAAAGCAGATGAAATCTTCCAAGCCATTCAAGCCGATCCTCAGAACCAAGACTTCACGCGACAGGGGATTCAGCCCCTATATCACGTGGCGCGGACGGCAGAGATTCTGTTAGTCAGTCAGGCCCCGAGTCGGCGAGCCCAGGCGTCGATGACCTTCTGGGACGATGCGAGCGGAAACCGGCTACGAGATTGGATGGGCGTGACCAAGGAACAGTTCTATCACTCGGGCAAAGTGGCCGTTTTGCCGTTGGACTTTTATTATCCGGGTAAGCACGCACACGGTGGGGATCTCCCGCCACGGCCGGGTTTTGCAGATAAATGGCACGAACCGCTCTTGGCCTTAATGCCGCAGATTAAGCTGACCTTGCTGATCGGCCAGTACGCCCAGAAATACTATCTGCCGCAACGGGAGAAGACGCTGACGGCAACGGTGGCCCACTATCGCGACTACCTGCCGACTTACTTTCCCCTGGTTCATCCGTCACCGCTAAACTATGGCTGGATGAACCGAAATCCATGGTTTGCAGCCGAGGTCGTGCCGGAACTTCAGGCGCGTGTTCAGCCGTTGATTCAATCATGAAAATTAACGCAATTTAACAAGAAAATTATAGCGCGCCAGGTCACGGAAACGTTGATCTGACGCGCTTTCATTTACAAATAAATTTGTAAGACGTTTGGCTGGTATTGTCCCATAAAATCCGGCATGATAGCTAGGTGAGGTGAAGCGTGTGAAGATTGAAAAGGGCCGAGTTAATCCGCAATTGGTTGCAGAGCTGCAGGGGGCACTAGGAACGCCGCTGACGCAGGC contains:
- a CDS encoding TatD family hydrolase; the encoded protein is MKIFDSHTHLNSEEFIQEVPRYLKQAADLDVVKMVNIGSNTQLNADAIKLAHQYPQLYAAVGWHPEDSKNYDAAAEKLLEEQLADDRVVALGEIGLDYHWDSSPQDVQRKVFARQVAIAKEVGKPVAIHNRDAFEDTYRILKEGGIDQIGGVMHSFNGDPEWLKKFLDLGMHISYSGVASFKNAHEVHDSVRATPLDVMMVETDAPYLTPEPHRGEQNEPGFTRYTVEAIAKERDTTPEEIAAATYHNTEEFYHIHEED
- the rnmV gene encoding ribonuclease M5; this encodes MKKIKEVLVVEGKDDTKSINRAVNADTIETRGSAIDEDTLALIEKLADQRGVIIFTDPDFSGEKIRKIVAEAVPNAKHAFLPKAEGRPDKAGGSLGVEHASPAAIRAALDHVYTETTAAPTLITHEDLMAAGLIGGAGAKARREQLGEILQIGYVNGKQLEKRLRMFSIQPADFAAAVKQIRQKEDSHEE
- the rsmA gene encoding 16S rRNA (adenine(1518)-N(6)/adenine(1519)-N(6))-dimethyltransferase RsmA, with the translated sequence MKNSVPEIGSPARTKAILTRYKLVAKKSLGQNFLSDLNILRNIVAAADVTANDNVIEIGPGIGALTEQIAKRARKVVAFEIDENLLPVLEETLMDYDNVKVINQDILKANLPAVIKDEFDAGHPVKIVANLPYYITTPILMGVLQSGVSFDKIVVMMQNEVADRLVAEPGSKAYGSLSVVMQYRAHVEVAFEVPRTAFIPQPNVDSAIIRLTPREPLPVKPYEDQALFKFVKGCFTHRRKTLWNNLQGMFGKQPEVRERIETVLDDVEISRQLRPERLTLINFIELTNAFHNEGLM
- a CDS encoding Veg family protein; this encodes MPTSLANIKNKLDDRIGEKLMVIAQAGRKKTTERHGILRETYPAVFVVDLDQDENSFERVSYSYTDILTKNIEVDFDE
- the ispE gene encoding 4-(cytidine 5'-diphospho)-2-C-methyl-D-erythritol kinase, whose product is MQLIEKAPAKINLGLDTPYHHQDGAEEWNMVMTSVDLADYVEIQTLTKHKRIRVASDSGFLPNDQRNLAYQAAHLLQTKFNVGEGVNIRIKKNIPVAAGLGGGSSDAAAVLRGLNQLWQLGLSWQELAELGLQIDSDVPYCVYGRTAHVRGRGERITPLSKLPAAWVVLAKPKVSVSTPSILQQIRYDDLDHPDIDALLRAVRDQDIEEMCTVMGNVLEPLTAHRYPEITQLKQQLMKFGADAAQMSGTGPTVFGLCSKQSRAQRVFNGMKGFCREVYLVRPLP
- a CDS encoding ImmA/IrrE family metallo-endopeptidase, producing MTKFKEIYSSAFIAQFGDYASQFGELSLLSATPYVDLDQIAKILGLKIDYAQFDDEFSGNFDEGTNTIKINRNHPQTRIRFTIAHEIGHDVLGHHGISLRSSDLGAYQSVLEKSNEMAANNFAATLLMPRALLIRLVKRDINQLGLDDMGLTPQQVAKITKDVADELAVSEESMTYRFQNVRLFVEKND
- a CDS encoding FRG domain-containing protein, producing the protein MTEEIYSEVQKRLATVKLFSEAKIKIVVKPQLKQEDATHIELFNLAQYGDFSHYHIERLEFENSASDKQFSQVRTVVAEINEMLRTGDIQNWNIFYLYKELIQKLVNDRSQGYFNYFRGQFDDWPLIPSLFRNNTKKSFIATYDRIYSDIAKEYPDVLSYVAYSKEQAEARAEQLAMLQHYGMRTSLLDITKNPFIALQFMVLGYAATDHWHVNSFDMYAIDEEKHAEENVFVAVVKNDRNKRIKAQRGAFFDYDYLNDIKETQIRLIPRLKIRIAFEIADVDNLLKAQQEEFRHLLQLL
- a CDS encoding uracil-DNA glycosylase family protein; this encodes MKADEIFQAIQADPQNQDFTRQGIQPLYHVARTAEILLVSQAPSRRAQASMTFWDDASGNRLRDWMGVTKEQFYHSGKVAVLPLDFYYPGKHAHGGDLPPRPGFADKWHEPLLALMPQIKLTLLIGQYAQKYYLPQREKTLTATVAHYRDYLPTYFPLVHPSPLNYGWMNRNPWFAAEVVPELQARVQPLIQS